The Montipora capricornis isolate CH-2021 chromosome 1, ASM3666992v2, whole genome shotgun sequence genome contains a region encoding:
- the LOC138026839 gene encoding uncharacterized protein isoform X1 — MPSENHLHSHLIPNMKLQGLVMILVLGFTVVLLSYCIEAKSTHISPIEHSGRELNDEFTDELHKADDKEPRQYNYIPPPEFGRKKELDGADFMDELHQADDKEPRQYKYIPPPEFGRKKELDGADFMDELHQADDKEPRQYKYIPPPEFGRKKELVGAAYMENPEWLRLSETDD, encoded by the exons ATGCCaagcgaaaatcatcttcactcaCATCTAATTCCAAACATGAAGCTTCAAGGCTTGGTTATGATTCTGGTGCTCGGCTTCACCGTTGTTCTTCTTTCTTATTGCATCGAAGCAAAATCTACTCACATTTCGCCGATAGAACATAGCGGGAGAGAATTGAACGACGAATTTACG GACGAACTACACAAAGCTGATGATAAAGAACCACGACAGTATAACTATATCCCACCTCCTGAATTTGGAAGGAAGAAGGAACTTGATGGTGCGGATTTCATG GACGAACTACACCAAGCTGATGATAAAGAACCACGACAGTATAAGTATATCCCACCTCCTGAATTTGGAAGGAAGAAGGAACTTGATGGTGCGGATTTCATG GACGAACTACACCAAGCTGATGATAAAGAACCACGACAGTATAAGTATATCCCACCTCCTGAATTTGGAAGGAAAAAGGAACTCGTTGGTGCGGCTTACATG gaAAACCCAGAATGGCTTCGTCTCAGCGAAACAGATGATTGA
- the LOC138026839 gene encoding uncharacterized protein isoform X2 yields the protein MPSENHLHSHLIPNMKLQGLVMILVLGFTVVLLSYCIEAKSTHISPIEHSGRELNDEFTDELHKADDKEPRQYNYIPPPEFGRKKELDGADFMDELHQADDKEPRQYKYIPPPEFGRKKELVGAAYMENPEWLRLSETDD from the exons ATGCCaagcgaaaatcatcttcactcaCATCTAATTCCAAACATGAAGCTTCAAGGCTTGGTTATGATTCTGGTGCTCGGCTTCACCGTTGTTCTTCTTTCTTATTGCATCGAAGCAAAATCTACTCACATTTCGCCGATAGAACATAGCGGGAGAGAATTGAACGACGAATTTACG GACGAACTACACAAAGCTGATGATAAAGAACCACGACAGTATAACTATATCCCACCTCCTGAATTTGGAAGGAAGAAGGAACTTGATGGTGCGGATTTCATG GACGAACTACACCAAGCTGATGATAAAGAACCACGACAGTATAAGTATATCCCACCTCCTGAATTTGGAAGGAAAAAGGAACTCGTTGGTGCGGCTTACATG gaAAACCCAGAATGGCTTCGTCTCAGCGAAACAGATGATTGA